A portion of the Halopelagius inordinatus genome contains these proteins:
- a CDS encoding vWA domain-containing protein, with protein sequence MALSDVFLTPLGLAALLLAVPIVVLYLVRPDPRKVKLPTFRFLAEDRREDASNPLFERLQRSVLLLLQLLAVLLFATALATPYVPVSESSTVEETVLVVDASASMGVQSDGTTRFARAVDAAREEVTGTTSVVVADGQSTVALRRGDPGEARTTVTDLSVTESPGDLRSAISTATAVAGSDARIVVASDFADDGPWRDAVRVARSRGLTVDLRQFAAGGDDNVGVVGRSFSGAEVTVSVKNYGDSEATRTVSLGGERRSVTLSGGDVRSVTLPVPAGGGELELSPGDSFPADDTSYVAAPDDASVDVLVLTNDENTYLTTALSVVDAVKLTVDNPPTTVEGDYDVIVYSNVEGDRLLAGNIEAGRALLADGGGVAIQAQESMPGTYGDLLLVNPDGVRSNPTLDRPADDTLTRGIGFPPPEAYVNGTLRDGRALVSTTEGTPILATARRGEGRLLYYGYIEQRSAFKYDYQYPVFWKRAVYHLAGRPPLSQLNAETGGRLQFGGETTVETPDGAVTASSVRLDDAGFYRADGTRYSASLLSESESAVVADDIESSEEGGVVAREESRTVPKPLTHWAALAALVGVLGEVAYLRRRGDL encoded by the coding sequence ATGGCCCTCTCCGACGTCTTTCTCACCCCGCTTGGACTCGCGGCCCTCCTTCTCGCGGTCCCAATCGTCGTCCTGTACCTCGTCCGCCCGGACCCCCGCAAGGTGAAACTCCCGACGTTTCGCTTTCTCGCGGAGGACCGGCGCGAAGACGCATCGAACCCCCTCTTCGAGCGACTCCAACGGAGCGTCCTGTTGCTCCTGCAACTGCTCGCGGTCCTCCTCTTTGCGACGGCGCTCGCGACGCCGTACGTCCCCGTCTCCGAGAGTTCGACCGTCGAGGAGACGGTCCTCGTCGTGGACGCGAGCGCCAGCATGGGCGTCCAGTCCGACGGGACCACTCGCTTCGCTCGCGCCGTCGACGCCGCCCGCGAGGAGGTGACCGGCACCACGTCCGTCGTCGTCGCCGACGGCCAGAGCACCGTCGCCCTCCGTCGGGGCGACCCAGGCGAGGCGCGAACGACCGTGACGGACCTGTCTGTCACGGAGTCGCCCGGCGACCTCCGGTCGGCCATCTCGACGGCCACCGCAGTCGCCGGGTCGGACGCGCGAATCGTCGTCGCGAGCGACTTCGCCGACGACGGCCCGTGGCGCGACGCCGTCCGCGTCGCCCGGAGTCGCGGATTGACGGTCGACCTCCGGCAGTTCGCCGCGGGCGGCGACGACAACGTCGGGGTCGTCGGCCGGTCGTTCTCCGGCGCCGAGGTGACCGTCTCGGTGAAGAACTACGGCGACAGCGAAGCGACGCGGACCGTCTCTCTCGGCGGCGAACGGCGGTCGGTCACGCTCTCGGGCGGAGACGTTCGCTCGGTCACGCTCCCCGTCCCCGCGGGCGGCGGCGAACTCGAACTCTCGCCGGGCGACTCCTTTCCCGCGGACGATACCTCGTACGTCGCCGCGCCGGACGACGCCAGCGTCGACGTGTTGGTGCTGACGAACGACGAGAACACGTATCTCACGACCGCGCTCTCGGTCGTCGACGCCGTCAAACTCACGGTGGACAACCCGCCGACGACCGTCGAGGGCGACTACGACGTCATCGTCTACAGCAACGTCGAGGGCGACAGACTGCTGGCCGGAAACATCGAGGCGGGGCGCGCACTCCTCGCGGACGGCGGCGGCGTCGCGATTCAGGCCCAAGAGTCGATGCCCGGCACCTACGGCGACCTGCTCCTCGTGAACCCCGACGGCGTCCGGTCGAACCCGACGCTCGACCGACCCGCGGACGACACGCTCACGCGCGGCATCGGGTTCCCGCCGCCGGAGGCGTACGTCAACGGAACGCTCCGCGACGGCAGAGCGCTGGTTTCGACCACCGAGGGGACGCCCATCCTCGCGACGGCCCGCCGCGGCGAGGGGCGATTGCTCTACTACGGCTACATCGAACAGCGCTCGGCGTTCAAGTACGACTACCAGTACCCGGTGTTTTGGAAGCGCGCCGTCTACCACCTCGCGGGTCGGCCCCCGTTGAGCCAACTGAACGCCGAAACCGGCGGGAGACTCCAGTTCGGCGGCGAGACGACGGTGGAGACGCCCGACGGCGCGGTGACGGCGTCGTCGGTTCGCCTGGACGACGCCGGGTTCTACCGCGCCGACGGGACCCGATACAGCGCGTCGCTTCTCAGCGAATCCGAATCCGCCGTCGTCGCCGACGACATCGAGTCCTCCGAGGAGGGCGGCGTCGTCGCCCGCGAGGAGTCCCGAACCGTCCCGAAACCGCTGACGCACTGGGCGGCGCTGGCCGCACTCGTCGGGGTGCTCGGAGAAGTCGCCTACCTCCGCAGGCGGGGTGACCTCTGA
- a CDS encoding PfkB family carbohydrate kinase, whose protein sequence is MRRPYESVAANLADLDPVSVCCLPDGSVDDHYELGPDGGRVASRRAFARAVANGRGSLPRRRVAREPGGQAVNAARQAAALGDEVTLFGHLDHDAFERLDPSIETLSFGAPSAVDVLRFEESDLMLVAESSELESWSGSALREDRPLAALRDADAVCVGNWASVPGLEAAFDALAEEVTETLVVVDPGPVSDLSGERVEGLLSALRSLSSANEVVLSLNGRELSALVDHLDEEADDDTAGLAAVSRAAALRLAVLHDPSRAVAVSGGDETNGESAETVTAVPNAEADRVVTTTGAGDRFSAGLGRALAAGWPTAEALALGNLCATYRVATGGTGTAAELRAFAEAAVR, encoded by the coding sequence GTGAGACGACCGTACGAGAGCGTCGCGGCGAACCTCGCGGACCTCGACCCCGTCTCCGTCTGCTGTCTCCCCGACGGGAGCGTAGACGACCACTACGAACTGGGCCCCGACGGGGGGCGAGTCGCCTCGCGGCGGGCGTTCGCCCGGGCCGTCGCGAACGGGAGGGGGTCTCTCCCCCGGCGACGCGTCGCCCGAGAACCGGGCGGACAGGCGGTCAACGCCGCCCGACAGGCCGCCGCACTCGGCGACGAGGTGACTCTCTTCGGCCACCTCGACCACGACGCGTTCGAGCGTCTCGACCCGTCGATAGAGACGCTGTCGTTCGGTGCGCCCTCCGCGGTGGACGTGCTTCGCTTCGAGGAGAGCGACCTGATGCTCGTCGCGGAGTCGAGCGAACTGGAGTCGTGGTCCGGGTCGGCCCTCCGAGAGGACCGACCGCTCGCGGCACTTCGCGACGCCGACGCCGTCTGCGTCGGCAACTGGGCGTCGGTTCCGGGACTCGAAGCGGCGTTCGACGCGTTGGCCGAGGAGGTGACGGAGACGCTCGTCGTCGTCGACCCCGGCCCCGTCTCCGATCTGTCCGGCGAACGCGTCGAGGGCCTGCTTTCGGCGCTTCGGTCGCTCTCGTCGGCGAACGAGGTCGTTTTGAGCCTCAACGGACGGGAACTCTCCGCCCTCGTGGACCACCTCGACGAGGAAGCGGACGACGACACCGCCGGACTCGCCGCCGTCAGTCGCGCCGCCGCCCTCCGTCTCGCCGTCCTGCACGACCCGTCTCGGGCCGTCGCTGTGAGCGGCGGAGACGAGACGAACGGCGAAAGCGCCGAGACGGTGACGGCGGTTCCGAACGCGGAGGCGGACCGCGTCGTGACGACGACGGGCGCGGGCGACCGGTTCTCCGCGGGACTGGGACGCGCGCTGGCGGCGGGGTGGCCGACGGCGGAGGCCCTCGCGCTCGGAAATCTCTGCGCCACCTACCGCGTCGCGACGGGCGGCACCGGAACCGCCGCGGAGTTGCGCGCGTTCGCCGAGGCGGCGGTGAGATGA
- a CDS encoding DUF7502 family protein translates to MTEDSGANREFDADSGFGTTDDGSDDAAAKMRAALAEVRGEARKAAVVYAAVDAALLALLTNLLFRVYRPAALPEAVALPSAVAGAGGVVPGSLAFPSLAGAVLGIVAFCAEYALRTRRPLVEQFEAANPAVTEALRTARDTVERRVTSSRTRSGDAADDGANTEMARCLYDDVLDRLRETSSVELLRTRRVVTTTLLVVLVSVASIHVAVVDLDLTDAVGSLGGGDVEDDPRTDDPREADDPSDLQDGAQILGDAEDVSAGDEVMNATLEGTGGGVGSGGGSGSPASYDSGGFSGDAVESQQAGFAPDEQLEDADLIREYNLQIRDDRDDEDNES, encoded by the coding sequence ATGACAGAGGATTCGGGCGCGAACCGCGAGTTCGACGCTGACTCCGGGTTCGGGACGACCGACGACGGGAGCGACGACGCCGCCGCGAAGATGCGCGCCGCCCTCGCGGAGGTTCGCGGCGAGGCGCGGAAGGCGGCCGTCGTCTACGCCGCAGTCGACGCGGCGCTTCTCGCCCTGTTGACGAACCTCCTCTTTCGCGTCTACCGCCCCGCCGCACTCCCGGAGGCGGTGGCGCTTCCGTCCGCCGTCGCGGGCGCGGGCGGCGTCGTCCCCGGGTCGCTCGCGTTCCCCTCGCTTGCGGGCGCCGTCCTCGGTATCGTCGCGTTCTGCGCCGAGTACGCCCTCCGGACGCGACGGCCCCTCGTCGAGCAGTTCGAGGCGGCGAACCCCGCGGTGACGGAGGCGCTTCGGACCGCGAGAGACACCGTCGAACGACGCGTGACGAGCAGTCGGACGCGGTCCGGCGACGCCGCAGACGACGGGGCGAACACGGAGATGGCCCGCTGCCTGTACGACGACGTGTTGGACCGCCTCCGCGAGACGTCGAGCGTCGAACTCCTGCGGACGCGGCGCGTCGTGACGACGACGCTCCTCGTCGTCCTCGTCAGCGTCGCGAGCATCCACGTCGCCGTCGTCGATTTGGACCTCACGGACGCCGTCGGAAGCCTCGGCGGCGGCGACGTCGAGGACGACCCGCGGACCGACGACCCGCGCGAGGCGGACGACCCGTCCGACCTGCAGGACGGCGCCCAGATTCTCGGCGACGCGGAGGACGTTTCGGCGGGCGACGAGGTGATGAACGCGACGCTCGAAGGCACCGGCGGCGGAGTCGGGTCCGGCGGCGGTTCGGGGTCGCCAGCCTCCTACGATAGCGGCGGGTTCTCCGGCGATGCGGTCGAGAGCCAACAGGCGGGCTTTGCGCCCGACGAGCAACTCGAAGACGCCGACCTGATTCGCGAGTACAACCTACAGATACGAGACGACAGAGACGACGAAGACAATGAATCCTGA
- a CDS encoding MFS transporter: MSHDQGRRVVALVSGSHFVNHAYLVVLAPLVGVLASEFGVGIGAIGLAIGVQNAVVLSLQLPFGYVSDTRSRTLVLAISLVVGTAGVAATALAPSYEWLLAAQVLLGVGIAGHHPAHYPLLAVASSDATRGRAYSAHAFGGSVGFAAPYAVVAATSALSLSWRVAVGVVAAVGALYTVVSLALFRGVGDEITRPAPEDRETERPTLRSVPGRVAGVCRALVSSRGILGLTVLAFLTSAAAWCIRTYTPELLTAGYGVDGGTANLLVSAMLVVGAGLIIFGGSLTDRVGPPTVVYGGYAALAVIAATLATLSLPLAALALVLPFSGTISLSRPARSTLADRFSARSDLGKNFALVTIGISLGGTVAPPAFGYLIDLSGVAAAFGVVSGIALVSIVVVRLTLRTAPATVTAAAPAGDD; the protein is encoded by the coding sequence GTGTCACACGACCAGGGCCGCCGCGTCGTCGCTCTCGTCTCGGGGTCGCACTTCGTCAACCACGCGTACCTCGTGGTGTTGGCTCCGCTCGTGGGCGTTCTCGCGTCGGAGTTCGGCGTGGGCATCGGCGCGATCGGTCTCGCCATCGGCGTCCAGAACGCGGTGGTCCTCTCGCTTCAGCTTCCGTTCGGCTACGTCTCGGACACGCGCAGTCGGACGCTCGTCCTCGCTATCTCGCTCGTCGTCGGGACGGCCGGCGTCGCGGCGACGGCGCTGGCGCCCTCCTACGAGTGGCTCCTCGCGGCGCAGGTGCTTCTCGGCGTCGGCATCGCGGGACACCACCCCGCGCACTACCCGCTCTTGGCCGTCGCCTCCTCGGACGCCACGCGGGGGAGAGCGTACAGCGCGCACGCGTTCGGCGGGTCCGTCGGCTTCGCTGCGCCGTACGCCGTCGTCGCGGCCACCTCCGCGCTCTCGCTGTCGTGGCGCGTCGCCGTCGGCGTCGTCGCCGCCGTCGGAGCGCTCTACACCGTCGTCTCGCTCGCGCTCTTTCGCGGCGTCGGCGACGAGATAACGCGCCCCGCGCCGGAGGACAGAGAGACGGAGCGACCCACGCTCCGGTCGGTTCCGGGGCGCGTCGCGGGCGTCTGTCGCGCGCTCGTCAGTTCGCGGGGCATCCTCGGACTGACCGTTCTCGCCTTTCTCACCTCGGCGGCGGCGTGGTGCATCCGGACGTACACGCCGGAACTGCTGACGGCGGGGTACGGCGTCGACGGCGGGACGGCGAACCTCCTCGTCTCCGCGATGCTCGTCGTCGGCGCGGGACTCATCATCTTCGGCGGGTCGCTCACCGACCGGGTGGGGCCGCCGACGGTGGTCTACGGGGGGTACGCGGCGCTCGCGGTCATCGCGGCGACGCTCGCGACGCTCTCACTTCCGCTCGCTGCGCTCGCGCTGGTACTGCCGTTCAGCGGCACCATCAGCCTCTCTCGCCCCGCGCGCTCGACGCTCGCGGACCGCTTCTCCGCGCGGAGCGATTTGGGGAAGAACTTCGCGCTCGTCACCATCGGCATCTCGCTCGGCGGCACCGTCGCGCCCCCCGCGTTCGGCTATCTCATCGACCTCTCGGGAGTCGCCGCCGCGTTCGGCGTCGTCTCCGGTATCGCGCTCGTCTCCATCGTCGTCGTCCGCTTGACGCTCCGAACCGCGCCCGCGACCGTCACCGCCGCCGCGCCCGCGGGCGACGACTGA
- a CDS encoding DUF58 domain-containing protein codes for MTIDPNFLDELAHLDASLKRQSDSPLQGQQDSDSVGEGLTFSDYRRYAPGDDTRLIDWRVYARTEEYFVKQFEAERNLTVHVLVDSSASMDYGEGDAHKFEFGAKIGLGFAYLTAEENNDFRFSTVRDRPYRLDTGRSNRGELLSVIDRLNETTLDGEAELAAAVEEYEETIRSRSLVVLVSDFLVDPEEVAEAVAALGDNDVLLVHVLAPDELDPGVTGDTIFEDPESHDTRRSYFGGSLARQYRSRLERHTDDVAERARDLRADYALLDTGEDYFEAFTSVWVG; via the coding sequence ATGACTATCGACCCCAACTTCCTCGACGAACTCGCCCATCTCGACGCGTCGCTGAAACGGCAGTCCGACTCCCCGTTGCAGGGCCAACAGGACTCGGACAGCGTCGGCGAGGGGTTGACGTTCAGCGACTACCGACGGTACGCCCCCGGTGACGACACCCGTCTCATCGACTGGCGCGTCTACGCGCGGACCGAGGAGTACTTCGTCAAACAGTTCGAGGCCGAACGAAACCTCACCGTCCACGTCCTCGTGGACTCGTCGGCGTCGATGGACTACGGCGAGGGCGACGCTCACAAGTTCGAGTTCGGCGCGAAGATAGGGCTCGGATTCGCGTACCTCACCGCCGAGGAGAACAACGACTTCCGGTTTTCGACCGTCCGCGACAGACCGTACCGCCTCGACACCGGCCGGTCGAACCGCGGCGAACTCCTCTCGGTGATAGACCGGTTGAACGAGACGACGCTGGACGGCGAGGCGGAACTCGCCGCCGCGGTGGAGGAGTACGAAGAGACCATCCGCTCTCGGTCGCTCGTCGTCCTCGTCAGCGACTTCCTCGTGGACCCAGAGGAGGTGGCGGAGGCGGTGGCCGCCCTCGGCGACAACGATGTCCTCCTCGTCCACGTCCTCGCGCCGGACGAACTCGACCCCGGCGTGACGGGCGACACCATCTTCGAAGACCCCGAATCGCACGACACGCGCCGGTCGTACTTCGGGGGGTCGCTGGCGCGACAGTACCGAAGCCGGTTGGAGAGACACACCGACGACGTGGCCGAACGAGCCAGAGACCTTCGGGCGGACTACGCACTGCTCGATACGGGCGAGGACTACTTCGAGGCGTTCACGTCGGTGTGGGTCGGGTGA
- a CDS encoding VWA domain-containing protein: protein MPPAFGAAPAVFASLSTALQVSFDLPTGLSAGLERPLALLALPVGVLLLWGLVWRGATGTASERSRRWFFAARLLVVALVVLAAAGPYTVASRETAGDPRVTLLADRSDSTAVSSRVTDRLTNGIEGAGVPVTTTTIGSGDSSPVGDAVAANLRENGSVVLVSDGRVTEGRSLAEVAELARSLNASVSVVSPSPTDREQYVSLNGPSKTSVGVDNRFLASIDGVRVGDAATTVTVSVDGERVTERTIRDGTGAFEFSHTFEDTGTHRVTARIEGADDVYSRNDVFYKTVRVVEKPTILYVSPGDYPFREYLGEVYDVDTASSVPADLSPYHAVVLQDVAAGSVGDTDALQEFVIDGNGLLVVGGRNSFERGGYEGSSLASMLPVSMGEGTSRSTNLVFAIDVSGSSQDGMRVQKAVTLSALDQLGDENRVGLVGFNHNAYAVAPIQSLGKNRGSLEDRVRRLESGGATDIAGGLRGAGEMLGDDPGTVVLVSDGHDTVGPPSAVAQRLRARGVQVITVGAGKNPNEGKLRTIARSGGGSYFRATETNRLGLLFGGGKRYEGSGLTVVDSDSFVTSGVELTSNPGEVNDVSMRRGADFLVAADDGTPAVATWRYGLGRVGTITAYGSDGTLDGLLTRPDSLLLTKSTNYVIGDPERKATGVTAVSDTRVGSPTTVTVRGEERPTAEGAQFRQVGEGRYEASVTPDEAGYHDVLSASYAANYRAEYAGFGPDPELESLATGTGGRVFRPSEGGQIAEFAREQSTRVRPVRDEWTWLALLLAALVFTAEVVYRRVKVRRSGTTAEGGLT from the coding sequence ATGCCTCCCGCGTTCGGGGCCGCACCAGCGGTCTTCGCCTCGCTTTCGACCGCCCTGCAGGTCTCGTTCGACCTTCCGACGGGGCTCTCTGCGGGACTGGAACGACCGCTCGCCCTCCTCGCACTCCCGGTGGGCGTCCTCCTGCTTTGGGGACTCGTCTGGCGCGGCGCGACCGGAACCGCCTCCGAGCGAAGCAGGCGGTGGTTCTTCGCGGCGCGCCTCCTCGTCGTCGCTCTCGTCGTTCTCGCCGCCGCGGGGCCGTACACCGTCGCCTCGCGGGAGACGGCCGGCGACCCGCGGGTGACGCTGCTCGCGGACCGGTCCGACAGCACCGCCGTCTCGTCGCGAGTGACGGACCGACTGACGAACGGCATCGAGGGCGCGGGCGTCCCGGTGACGACGACGACCATCGGAAGCGGCGACTCCTCGCCCGTCGGCGACGCCGTCGCGGCCAACCTCCGCGAGAACGGGAGCGTCGTCCTCGTCAGCGACGGCCGGGTGACCGAGGGCCGCAGTCTCGCCGAGGTGGCGGAACTGGCGCGTTCGCTGAACGCCAGCGTCTCCGTCGTCTCGCCGTCGCCGACCGACAGAGAGCAGTACGTCTCGCTGAACGGCCCCTCGAAGACGAGCGTCGGCGTCGACAACCGATTCCTCGCGAGCATAGACGGCGTTCGCGTCGGCGACGCGGCGACGACGGTAACGGTCTCCGTGGACGGCGAACGGGTGACGGAGCGGACCATACGGGACGGAACCGGCGCGTTCGAGTTCTCTCACACGTTCGAGGACACCGGCACGCACCGCGTCACCGCGCGAATCGAGGGCGCGGACGACGTCTACTCGCGGAACGACGTGTTCTACAAGACGGTTCGGGTGGTGGAGAAGCCGACGATACTCTACGTCTCGCCCGGCGACTACCCGTTCCGCGAGTACCTCGGCGAGGTGTACGACGTAGACACCGCGTCGTCGGTGCCCGCGGACCTCTCGCCGTATCACGCCGTCGTCCTGCAGGACGTGGCCGCGGGGAGCGTCGGCGACACGGACGCCCTCCAAGAGTTCGTCATCGACGGGAACGGCCTCCTCGTCGTCGGCGGGCGCAACTCCTTCGAACGCGGCGGGTACGAAGGGTCGTCGCTCGCGTCGATGCTGCCCGTCTCGATGGGCGAGGGGACGAGTCGGAGCACGAACCTCGTCTTCGCCATCGACGTCTCCGGGAGTTCCCAAGACGGGATGCGCGTCCAGAAGGCGGTCACGCTCTCGGCTCTCGACCAACTCGGCGACGAGAACCGCGTCGGACTCGTCGGCTTCAACCACAACGCGTACGCGGTGGCACCCATCCAGTCGCTCGGGAAAAACAGGGGGTCGCTCGAAGACAGGGTGCGGCGACTCGAAAGCGGCGGCGCGACGGACATCGCGGGCGGTCTGCGCGGCGCGGGCGAGATGCTCGGCGACGACCCCGGAACGGTCGTCCTCGTCAGCGACGGCCACGACACGGTCGGGCCGCCCTCGGCCGTCGCCCAACGACTCCGCGCCCGCGGCGTCCAAGTCATCACCGTCGGCGCGGGGAAGAACCCGAACGAGGGGAAACTCCGGACCATCGCTCGCTCCGGCGGCGGAAGCTACTTCCGCGCGACGGAGACGAACCGCCTCGGCCTCCTGTTCGGCGGGGGAAAGCGGTACGAGGGCTCCGGACTCACCGTCGTGGACTCCGACTCCTTTGTCACCTCGGGCGTCGAACTCACGTCGAACCCCGGCGAGGTGAACGACGTGTCGATGCGCCGCGGCGCGGACTTTCTCGTCGCCGCCGACGACGGGACGCCCGCCGTCGCGACGTGGCGGTACGGTCTCGGACGCGTCGGGACTATCACCGCCTACGGGTCGGACGGAACGCTCGACGGTCTGTTGACCCGCCCGGACTCGCTGCTCTTGACGAAATCGACGAACTACGTCATCGGCGACCCGGAGCGAAAGGCGACGGGCGTCACCGCCGTCTCCGATACCCGCGTCGGGTCGCCGACGACGGTGACGGTCCGCGGCGAGGAGCGACCGACCGCCGAGGGCGCGCAGTTCAGACAGGTCGGCGAGGGGCGATACGAAGCGAGCGTCACGCCCGACGAAGCGGGCTATCACGACGTTCTCTCGGCGTCCTACGCCGCCAACTACCGCGCCGAGTACGCCGGATTCGGCCCGGACCCCGAGTTGGAGTCGCTGGCCACCGGAACCGGCGGGCGGGTGTTCCGCCCCTCGGAGGGCGGGCAGATAGCCGAGTTCGCCCGCGAGCAGTCCACTCGCGTCCGTCCGGTCAGAGACGAGTGGACGTGGCTCGCACTCCTCTTGGCCGCCCTCGTCTTCACCGCCGAAGTCGTCTACCGGCGGGTTAAAGTCCGTCGCAGCGGTACGACTGCTGAAGGAGGACTGACATGA
- a CDS encoding phosphoribosyltransferase family protein — protein sequence MNYRSVSQLNEDIRQLAQELPSDIDVVAAIPRSGLLAAELLCLRLDVPMTDINGLCEGTVYETGNRHDGSLALDDADTVLVIDDSVNSGTQMRETQQRLDEADLPFDIRYAAAYISAHGHEYVDYWSEVIEPPRVFEWNLMHHPILENACVDIDGILCRDPTREENDDGERYQEFLSRVEPRTIPNQKVGWLVTCRLEKYREETEAWLAKHGVEYDRLVMMDLPDKETRQELGNHAAYKTKVYESTGAELFIESSERQAAKICDETSKAVFCYDTNEMMQPGRLNYTYRKGSDYLSRLAENPAGFTARAGKYVLTRGYHGLKR from the coding sequence ATGAACTATCGGAGTGTCTCGCAACTCAACGAGGACATCCGACAGCTAGCACAGGAACTGCCCTCGGACATAGACGTGGTCGCCGCGATTCCGAGAAGCGGACTGTTGGCGGCGGAACTGCTCTGCCTCCGCCTTGACGTTCCGATGACGGACATCAACGGTCTCTGCGAAGGGACGGTCTACGAGACGGGCAATCGACACGACGGATCGCTGGCACTCGACGACGCCGACACGGTCCTCGTCATCGACGACTCGGTCAACTCGGGGACACAGATGAGAGAAACGCAACAGCGTCTCGACGAGGCCGACCTGCCGTTCGATATCCGGTACGCGGCGGCGTACATCTCCGCTCACGGGCACGAATACGTCGATTACTGGAGCGAGGTGATCGAACCGCCGCGAGTGTTCGAGTGGAACCTGATGCACCATCCGATTCTCGAAAACGCCTGCGTCGACATCGACGGCATCCTCTGTCGCGACCCGACGCGAGAGGAGAACGACGACGGAGAGCGGTACCAGGAGTTCCTCTCGCGGGTAGAACCGAGGACGATTCCGAACCAGAAGGTCGGATGGCTCGTCACCTGCCGGTTAGAGAAGTATCGCGAAGAGACGGAAGCGTGGTTAGCGAAACACGGCGTCGAGTACGACCGACTCGTGATGATGGACCTCCCGGACAAAGAGACGCGACAGGAACTGGGCAACCACGCCGCGTACAAAACCAAGGTGTACGAATCGACCGGTGCCGAACTGTTCATCGAGAGCTCAGAACGGCAGGCCGCGAAGATATGCGACGAGACGAGCAAGGCGGTGTTCTGCTACGACACGAACGAGATGATGCAACCGGGCCGACTCAACTACACGTACCGCAAGGGTAGCGACTACCTCTCGCGACTCGCGGAGAACCCGGCCGGGTTCACGGCCAGGGCGGGAAAGTACGTTCTGACGCGCGGATACCACGGACTCAAGCGGTAA
- a CDS encoding methylated-DNA--[protein]-cysteine S-methyltransferase, whose product MQISIHGFSVELDESYVGASRASVESQVREYERGERTRFDVAVAYPESFDGRVMRAMAAIPYGETRTYGDLASELDTSPVAVGGACGRNPIPLVVPCHRVVGADSLGGFSADGGVGLKRRLLAAEGATAGGRQTDLAAFD is encoded by the coding sequence GTGCAGATTTCGATACACGGGTTCTCGGTCGAACTCGACGAGTCGTACGTGGGGGCGTCCCGCGCCAGCGTCGAGTCGCAGGTGCGCGAGTACGAACGCGGCGAGAGGACGCGGTTCGACGTCGCCGTCGCCTACCCCGAGTCGTTCGACGGGCGGGTCATGCGCGCGATGGCGGCCATCCCGTACGGAGAGACGCGCACGTACGGTGACCTCGCGTCGGAACTGGACACGAGTCCCGTCGCCGTCGGTGGGGCCTGCGGCCGCAACCCGATTCCTCTCGTGGTCCCCTGTCACCGCGTCGTCGGCGCGGACTCACTCGGCGGGTTCTCCGCCGACGGCGGCGTCGGACTGAAACGGCGACTGCTGGCCGCGGAAGGAGCGACCGCGGGCGGCCGACAGACCGACCTCGCGGCGTTCGACTGA
- a CDS encoding AAA family ATPase: protein MNPDDIDRLQAKLSRVRGEIGKRMVGQSDVVERLLVCVLADGNALLESNPGLGKTTLVRTVAEVTDLSFSRIQNTPDLMPSDITGTEIIRESEAGREFVFEKGPVFANIVLADEINRATPKTQAALLEAMQEKQVTAAGETYDLPRPFFILATQNPIDQGGTYPLPEAQTDRFLMKIVVDYPSFDEEREIVNRYAMGAATPDVERILSRGELTRAQALTRQMPIADDIRDRAVELVRATRTADTIEYGASPRASMALVSTAKARAFLAGRSHVSWEDVREMAPPVIRHRIILDFRAEREGVTPDEAVETLLADV from the coding sequence ATGAATCCTGACGACATCGACAGACTGCAGGCGAAACTCTCCCGCGTCCGCGGCGAAATCGGCAAGCGCATGGTCGGCCAATCCGACGTGGTCGAACGCCTCCTCGTCTGCGTCCTCGCGGACGGCAACGCCCTCTTGGAGTCGAACCCCGGCCTCGGGAAGACGACGCTCGTGCGCACCGTCGCCGAGGTGACAGACCTCTCGTTTTCGCGCATCCAGAACACCCCGGACCTGATGCCGTCTGACATCACGGGCACCGAGATAATCCGCGAGTCCGAGGCGGGACGGGAGTTCGTCTTCGAGAAGGGACCGGTGTTCGCAAACATCGTCCTCGCGGACGAGATAAACCGCGCGACGCCGAAGACGCAAGCGGCCCTACTCGAAGCGATGCAGGAAAAGCAGGTGACCGCCGCGGGCGAGACGTACGACCTGCCACGGCCCTTCTTCATCCTCGCGACGCAGAACCCCATCGACCAAGGCGGGACGTACCCCCTCCCGGAGGCGCAGACGGACCGCTTTCTGATGAAGATAGTCGTCGACTACCCCTCGTTCGACGAGGAACGCGAGATAGTCAACCGCTACGCGATGGGCGCGGCGACGCCGGACGTCGAACGCATCCTGAGTCGCGGCGAACTCACGCGGGCGCAGGCCCTGACGCGACAGATGCCCATCGCCGACGATATCCGCGACAGAGCCGTCGAACTCGTCCGCGCGACGCGGACGGCCGACACCATCGAGTACGGCGCGAGTCCCAGAGCGAGCATGGCTCTCGTCTCGACGGCGAAGGCGCGGGCGTTCCTCGCCGGTCGGTCACACGTGAGTTGGGAGGACGTCCGAGAGATGGCCCCGCCCGTCATCCGGCACCGAATCATCCTCGACTTCCGCGCCGAACGAGAGGGCGTCACCCCCGACGAAGCGGTCGAAACGCTGCTCGCGGACGTCTGA